In Juglans regia cultivar Chandler chromosome 13, Walnut 2.0, whole genome shotgun sequence, the following proteins share a genomic window:
- the LOC108986970 gene encoding SUMO-activating enzyme subunit 2-like isoform X3: protein MIDMDTIEVSNLNRQFLFRQSHVGQSKAKVAREAVLKFRPHIKITPYHANVKDPDFNVDFFKQFNVVLNGLDNLDARRHVNRLCLAAEVPLVESGTTGFLGQVTVHVKGRTECYECQPKPAPKTYPVCTITSTPSKFVHCIVWAKDLLFAKLFGDKNQENDLNVHSTDAASSSEQAEDAFERRKDEDIEQYGRRIYDHVFGYNIEVALSNEETWKNRNRPRPVYSRDVMLNGLAQQNGNIFGATDDPSSVSAMASLGMKNPQDIWSLMENSRIFLEAFKLFFVKREKEFGNLTFDKDDQLAVEFVTAAANIRASSFGIPLHSLFEAKGIAGNIVHAVATTNAIIAGLIVIEAIKVLQNDTNNYRMTYCLEHPTRKMLLMPVEPFEPNKSCYVCSETPLTLEINTHRAKLRDFAEKIVKAKLGMYFPLIMHGSALLYEVGDDLDEDMVANYAANLEKVLCELPSPITSGTTITVEDLKQELTCNINIKHREEFDEEKEPDGMLLSGWTQSSSVEKDDNKSIDNGGSTSNASQTVPVDSEKNDEMGSVSSGKKRKLSEVPDAAAQDFSSVADSDGSRNHKKLELVDDDDDLLMLDADPGINKKKRLQ, encoded by the exons ATG ATTGACATGGACACCATAGAAGTGAGCAACCTCAACAGACAATTTCTATTCCGGCAATCACATGTCGGGCAATCCAAGGCCAAA GTTGCTCGGGAAGCTGTCTTAAAATTTAGGCCTCACATAAAAATTACACCATACCATGCAAATGTCAAGGATCCTGACTTTAATGTGGACTTCTTCAAGCAATTTAATGTTGTTCTGAATGGACTTGACAACTTAGATGCGAGGCGACATGTGAATCGCCTATGCTTGGCAGCTGAAGTCCCTTTGGTTGAAAGTGGAACAACTGGCTTCCTTGGACAG GTAACTGTACATGTGAAGGGAAGAACAGAGTGCTATGAGTGTCAGCCAAAACCTGCCCCAAAAACATATCCTGTCTGTACCATTACCAGTACTCCATCAAAG TTTGTTCACTGTATTGTTTGGGCAAAGGACCTTCTTTTTGCAAAGTTATTTGGAGACAAGAATCAGGAGAACGATTTAAATGTGCATTCTACTGATGCTGCTAGCTCATCAGAACAGGCAGAAGATGCATTTGAACGTAGGAAAGATGAAGACATTGAACAATATGGAAGGAGAATATATGACCATGTGTTTGGTTATAACATTGAAGTAGCATTATCCAATGAAGAGACATGGAAAAACCGTAATAGGCCAAGACCTGTATATAGTAGGGATGTTATGCTCAATGGACTGGCTCAACAGAATGGAAATATTTTTGGTGCAACAGATGACCCGTCATCAGTATCTGCTATGGCATCTCTGGGAATGAAGAACCCACAAGATATATGGAGCCTCATGGAAAATTCTAGAATCTTTTTGGAGGCTTTCAAACTATTTTTTGTGAAGAGGGAGAAG GAATTTGGGAACCTGACTTTTGACAAAGATGATCAGTTAGCTGTGGAATTTGTGACTGCTGCTGCAAATATAAGGGCTTCTTCTTTTGGAATCCCTTTGCATAGCCTTTTTGAAGCTAAAGGTATTGCTGGTAATATTGTCCATGCTGTTGCAACAACAAATGCTATTATTGCTGGGTTGATTGTAATAGAGGCAATCAAGGTGCTGCAAAATGATACAAACAACTATAG GATGACATATTGTCTAGAGCATCCAACAAGGAAGATGCTGCTGATGCCAGTGGAACCATTTGAACCTAACAAATCTTGCTATGTTTGTTCAGAG ACACCACTAACGCTCGAGATCAATACTCACCGTGCTAAGTTGCGAGACTTTGCTGAAAAGATTGTTAAGGCCAAGCTTGGGATGTACTTTCCACTTATTATGCATGGGTCGGCACTTCTTTATGAAGTTGGTGATGATCTTGATGAAGACATGGTAGCAAATTATGCAGCCAATCTTGAGAag GTGCTGTGTGAGCTCCCTTCTCCAATTACTAGTGGGACGACCATCACAGTTGAGGATCTAAAACAGGAACTTACTTGCAATATCAATATCAAGCACAG AGAGGAATTTGATGAAGAAAAGGAACCTGATGGAATGCTCCTCTCTGGATGGACTCAATCTTCTTCGGTGGAGAAGGATGATAACAAGTCTATTGACAACGGTGGGAGCACATCAAATGCATCACAAACTGTGCCAGTTGATTCAGAAAAGAATGATGAGATGGGAAGTGTTTCTTCTGGGAAGAAAAGGAAACTGTCTGAGGTTCCTGATGCTGCTGCTCAAGATTTTTCAAGTGTTGCTGATAGTGATGGAAGTAGAAATCATAAGAAATTAGAATTGGTTGATGACGATGATGACCTTCTCATGCTTGACGCTGATCCCGGCATTAACAAGAAGAAAAGGTTGCAATAG
- the LOC108986970 gene encoding SUMO-activating enzyme subunit 2-like isoform X4, with amino-acid sequence MDTIEVSNLNRQFLFRQSHVGQSKAKVAREAVLKFRPHIKITPYHANVKDPDFNVDFFKQFNVVLNGLDNLDARRHVNRLCLAAEVPLVESGTTGFLGQVTVHVKGRTECYECQPKPAPKTYPVCTITSTPSKFVHCIVWAKDLLFAKLFGDKNQENDLNVHSTDAASSSEQAEDAFERRKDEDIEQYGRRIYDHVFGYNIEVALSNEETWKNRNRPRPVYSRDVMLNGLAQQNGNIFGATDDPSSVSAMASLGMKNPQDIWSLMENSRIFLEAFKLFFVKREKEFGNLTFDKDDQLAVEFVTAAANIRASSFGIPLHSLFEAKGIAGNIVHAVATTNAIIAGLIVIEAIKVLQNDTNNYRMTYCLEHPTRKMLLMPVEPFEPNKSCYVCSETPLTLEINTHRAKLRDFAEKIVKAKLGMYFPLIMHGSALLYEVGDDLDEDMVANYAANLEKVLCELPSPITSGTTITVEDLKQELTCNINIKHREEFDEEKEPDGMLLSGWTQSSSVEKDDNKSIDNGGSTSNASQTVPVDSEKNDEMGSVSSGKKRKLSEVPDAAAQDFSSVADSDGSRNHKKLELVDDDDDLLMLDADPGINKKKRLQ; translated from the exons ATGGACACCATAGAAGTGAGCAACCTCAACAGACAATTTCTATTCCGGCAATCACATGTCGGGCAATCCAAGGCCAAA GTTGCTCGGGAAGCTGTCTTAAAATTTAGGCCTCACATAAAAATTACACCATACCATGCAAATGTCAAGGATCCTGACTTTAATGTGGACTTCTTCAAGCAATTTAATGTTGTTCTGAATGGACTTGACAACTTAGATGCGAGGCGACATGTGAATCGCCTATGCTTGGCAGCTGAAGTCCCTTTGGTTGAAAGTGGAACAACTGGCTTCCTTGGACAG GTAACTGTACATGTGAAGGGAAGAACAGAGTGCTATGAGTGTCAGCCAAAACCTGCCCCAAAAACATATCCTGTCTGTACCATTACCAGTACTCCATCAAAG TTTGTTCACTGTATTGTTTGGGCAAAGGACCTTCTTTTTGCAAAGTTATTTGGAGACAAGAATCAGGAGAACGATTTAAATGTGCATTCTACTGATGCTGCTAGCTCATCAGAACAGGCAGAAGATGCATTTGAACGTAGGAAAGATGAAGACATTGAACAATATGGAAGGAGAATATATGACCATGTGTTTGGTTATAACATTGAAGTAGCATTATCCAATGAAGAGACATGGAAAAACCGTAATAGGCCAAGACCTGTATATAGTAGGGATGTTATGCTCAATGGACTGGCTCAACAGAATGGAAATATTTTTGGTGCAACAGATGACCCGTCATCAGTATCTGCTATGGCATCTCTGGGAATGAAGAACCCACAAGATATATGGAGCCTCATGGAAAATTCTAGAATCTTTTTGGAGGCTTTCAAACTATTTTTTGTGAAGAGGGAGAAG GAATTTGGGAACCTGACTTTTGACAAAGATGATCAGTTAGCTGTGGAATTTGTGACTGCTGCTGCAAATATAAGGGCTTCTTCTTTTGGAATCCCTTTGCATAGCCTTTTTGAAGCTAAAGGTATTGCTGGTAATATTGTCCATGCTGTTGCAACAACAAATGCTATTATTGCTGGGTTGATTGTAATAGAGGCAATCAAGGTGCTGCAAAATGATACAAACAACTATAG GATGACATATTGTCTAGAGCATCCAACAAGGAAGATGCTGCTGATGCCAGTGGAACCATTTGAACCTAACAAATCTTGCTATGTTTGTTCAGAG ACACCACTAACGCTCGAGATCAATACTCACCGTGCTAAGTTGCGAGACTTTGCTGAAAAGATTGTTAAGGCCAAGCTTGGGATGTACTTTCCACTTATTATGCATGGGTCGGCACTTCTTTATGAAGTTGGTGATGATCTTGATGAAGACATGGTAGCAAATTATGCAGCCAATCTTGAGAag GTGCTGTGTGAGCTCCCTTCTCCAATTACTAGTGGGACGACCATCACAGTTGAGGATCTAAAACAGGAACTTACTTGCAATATCAATATCAAGCACAG AGAGGAATTTGATGAAGAAAAGGAACCTGATGGAATGCTCCTCTCTGGATGGACTCAATCTTCTTCGGTGGAGAAGGATGATAACAAGTCTATTGACAACGGTGGGAGCACATCAAATGCATCACAAACTGTGCCAGTTGATTCAGAAAAGAATGATGAGATGGGAAGTGTTTCTTCTGGGAAGAAAAGGAAACTGTCTGAGGTTCCTGATGCTGCTGCTCAAGATTTTTCAAGTGTTGCTGATAGTGATGGAAGTAGAAATCATAAGAAATTAGAATTGGTTGATGACGATGATGACCTTCTCATGCTTGACGCTGATCCCGGCATTAACAAGAAGAAAAGGTTGCAATAG
- the LOC108986970 gene encoding SUMO-activating enzyme subunit 2-like isoform X1, with product MASQQQLSAIKGARVLMVGAGGIGCELLKTLALSGFQDIHIIDMDTIEVSNLNRQFLFRQSHVGQSKAKVAREAVLKFRPHIKITPYHANVKDPDFNVDFFKQFNVVLNGLDNLDARRHVNRLCLAAEVPLVESGTTGFLGQVTVHVKGRTECYECQPKPAPKTYPVCTITSTPSKFVHCIVWAKDLLFAKLFGDKNQENDLNVHSTDAASSSEQAEDAFERRKDEDIEQYGRRIYDHVFGYNIEVALSNEETWKNRNRPRPVYSRDVMLNGLAQQNGNIFGATDDPSSVSAMASLGMKNPQDIWSLMENSRIFLEAFKLFFVKREKEFGNLTFDKDDQLAVEFVTAAANIRASSFGIPLHSLFEAKGIAGNIVHAVATTNAIIAGLIVIEAIKVLQNDTNNYRMTYCLEHPTRKMLLMPVEPFEPNKSCYVCSETPLTLEINTHRAKLRDFAEKIVKAKLGMYFPLIMHGSALLYEVGDDLDEDMVANYAANLEKVLCELPSPITSGTTITVEDLKQELTCNINIKHREEFDEEKEPDGMLLSGWTQSSSVEKDDNKSIDNGGSTSNASQTVPVDSEKNDEMGSVSSGKKRKLSEVPDAAAQDFSSVADSDGSRNHKKLELVDDDDDLLMLDADPGINKKKRLQ from the exons ATGGCTTCCCAGCAGCAGTTATCTGCCATAAAG GGTGCGAGAGTGCTTATGGTCGGGGCAGGTGGTATCGGTTGCGAGTTGCTCAAGACTCTTGCTCTCTCTGGCTTCCAAGATATTCATATT ATTGACATGGACACCATAGAAGTGAGCAACCTCAACAGACAATTTCTATTCCGGCAATCACATGTCGGGCAATCCAAGGCCAAA GTTGCTCGGGAAGCTGTCTTAAAATTTAGGCCTCACATAAAAATTACACCATACCATGCAAATGTCAAGGATCCTGACTTTAATGTGGACTTCTTCAAGCAATTTAATGTTGTTCTGAATGGACTTGACAACTTAGATGCGAGGCGACATGTGAATCGCCTATGCTTGGCAGCTGAAGTCCCTTTGGTTGAAAGTGGAACAACTGGCTTCCTTGGACAG GTAACTGTACATGTGAAGGGAAGAACAGAGTGCTATGAGTGTCAGCCAAAACCTGCCCCAAAAACATATCCTGTCTGTACCATTACCAGTACTCCATCAAAG TTTGTTCACTGTATTGTTTGGGCAAAGGACCTTCTTTTTGCAAAGTTATTTGGAGACAAGAATCAGGAGAACGATTTAAATGTGCATTCTACTGATGCTGCTAGCTCATCAGAACAGGCAGAAGATGCATTTGAACGTAGGAAAGATGAAGACATTGAACAATATGGAAGGAGAATATATGACCATGTGTTTGGTTATAACATTGAAGTAGCATTATCCAATGAAGAGACATGGAAAAACCGTAATAGGCCAAGACCTGTATATAGTAGGGATGTTATGCTCAATGGACTGGCTCAACAGAATGGAAATATTTTTGGTGCAACAGATGACCCGTCATCAGTATCTGCTATGGCATCTCTGGGAATGAAGAACCCACAAGATATATGGAGCCTCATGGAAAATTCTAGAATCTTTTTGGAGGCTTTCAAACTATTTTTTGTGAAGAGGGAGAAG GAATTTGGGAACCTGACTTTTGACAAAGATGATCAGTTAGCTGTGGAATTTGTGACTGCTGCTGCAAATATAAGGGCTTCTTCTTTTGGAATCCCTTTGCATAGCCTTTTTGAAGCTAAAGGTATTGCTGGTAATATTGTCCATGCTGTTGCAACAACAAATGCTATTATTGCTGGGTTGATTGTAATAGAGGCAATCAAGGTGCTGCAAAATGATACAAACAACTATAG GATGACATATTGTCTAGAGCATCCAACAAGGAAGATGCTGCTGATGCCAGTGGAACCATTTGAACCTAACAAATCTTGCTATGTTTGTTCAGAG ACACCACTAACGCTCGAGATCAATACTCACCGTGCTAAGTTGCGAGACTTTGCTGAAAAGATTGTTAAGGCCAAGCTTGGGATGTACTTTCCACTTATTATGCATGGGTCGGCACTTCTTTATGAAGTTGGTGATGATCTTGATGAAGACATGGTAGCAAATTATGCAGCCAATCTTGAGAag GTGCTGTGTGAGCTCCCTTCTCCAATTACTAGTGGGACGACCATCACAGTTGAGGATCTAAAACAGGAACTTACTTGCAATATCAATATCAAGCACAG AGAGGAATTTGATGAAGAAAAGGAACCTGATGGAATGCTCCTCTCTGGATGGACTCAATCTTCTTCGGTGGAGAAGGATGATAACAAGTCTATTGACAACGGTGGGAGCACATCAAATGCATCACAAACTGTGCCAGTTGATTCAGAAAAGAATGATGAGATGGGAAGTGTTTCTTCTGGGAAGAAAAGGAAACTGTCTGAGGTTCCTGATGCTGCTGCTCAAGATTTTTCAAGTGTTGCTGATAGTGATGGAAGTAGAAATCATAAGAAATTAGAATTGGTTGATGACGATGATGACCTTCTCATGCTTGACGCTGATCCCGGCATTAACAAGAAGAAAAGGTTGCAATAG
- the LOC108986970 gene encoding SUMO-activating enzyme subunit 2-like isoform X2, translating into MLMFIYGIQLVSLSPDSSVQHRIVKLDMIDMDTIEVSNLNRQFLFRQSHVGQSKAKVAREAVLKFRPHIKITPYHANVKDPDFNVDFFKQFNVVLNGLDNLDARRHVNRLCLAAEVPLVESGTTGFLGQVTVHVKGRTECYECQPKPAPKTYPVCTITSTPSKFVHCIVWAKDLLFAKLFGDKNQENDLNVHSTDAASSSEQAEDAFERRKDEDIEQYGRRIYDHVFGYNIEVALSNEETWKNRNRPRPVYSRDVMLNGLAQQNGNIFGATDDPSSVSAMASLGMKNPQDIWSLMENSRIFLEAFKLFFVKREKEFGNLTFDKDDQLAVEFVTAAANIRASSFGIPLHSLFEAKGIAGNIVHAVATTNAIIAGLIVIEAIKVLQNDTNNYRMTYCLEHPTRKMLLMPVEPFEPNKSCYVCSETPLTLEINTHRAKLRDFAEKIVKAKLGMYFPLIMHGSALLYEVGDDLDEDMVANYAANLEKVLCELPSPITSGTTITVEDLKQELTCNINIKHREEFDEEKEPDGMLLSGWTQSSSVEKDDNKSIDNGGSTSNASQTVPVDSEKNDEMGSVSSGKKRKLSEVPDAAAQDFSSVADSDGSRNHKKLELVDDDDDLLMLDADPGINKKKRLQ; encoded by the exons ATGTTGATGTTCATATATGGTATTCAACTAGTTAGTTTGAGCCCCGACTCCTCAGTTCAGCACAGGATTGTCAAGCTTGACATG ATTGACATGGACACCATAGAAGTGAGCAACCTCAACAGACAATTTCTATTCCGGCAATCACATGTCGGGCAATCCAAGGCCAAA GTTGCTCGGGAAGCTGTCTTAAAATTTAGGCCTCACATAAAAATTACACCATACCATGCAAATGTCAAGGATCCTGACTTTAATGTGGACTTCTTCAAGCAATTTAATGTTGTTCTGAATGGACTTGACAACTTAGATGCGAGGCGACATGTGAATCGCCTATGCTTGGCAGCTGAAGTCCCTTTGGTTGAAAGTGGAACAACTGGCTTCCTTGGACAG GTAACTGTACATGTGAAGGGAAGAACAGAGTGCTATGAGTGTCAGCCAAAACCTGCCCCAAAAACATATCCTGTCTGTACCATTACCAGTACTCCATCAAAG TTTGTTCACTGTATTGTTTGGGCAAAGGACCTTCTTTTTGCAAAGTTATTTGGAGACAAGAATCAGGAGAACGATTTAAATGTGCATTCTACTGATGCTGCTAGCTCATCAGAACAGGCAGAAGATGCATTTGAACGTAGGAAAGATGAAGACATTGAACAATATGGAAGGAGAATATATGACCATGTGTTTGGTTATAACATTGAAGTAGCATTATCCAATGAAGAGACATGGAAAAACCGTAATAGGCCAAGACCTGTATATAGTAGGGATGTTATGCTCAATGGACTGGCTCAACAGAATGGAAATATTTTTGGTGCAACAGATGACCCGTCATCAGTATCTGCTATGGCATCTCTGGGAATGAAGAACCCACAAGATATATGGAGCCTCATGGAAAATTCTAGAATCTTTTTGGAGGCTTTCAAACTATTTTTTGTGAAGAGGGAGAAG GAATTTGGGAACCTGACTTTTGACAAAGATGATCAGTTAGCTGTGGAATTTGTGACTGCTGCTGCAAATATAAGGGCTTCTTCTTTTGGAATCCCTTTGCATAGCCTTTTTGAAGCTAAAGGTATTGCTGGTAATATTGTCCATGCTGTTGCAACAACAAATGCTATTATTGCTGGGTTGATTGTAATAGAGGCAATCAAGGTGCTGCAAAATGATACAAACAACTATAG GATGACATATTGTCTAGAGCATCCAACAAGGAAGATGCTGCTGATGCCAGTGGAACCATTTGAACCTAACAAATCTTGCTATGTTTGTTCAGAG ACACCACTAACGCTCGAGATCAATACTCACCGTGCTAAGTTGCGAGACTTTGCTGAAAAGATTGTTAAGGCCAAGCTTGGGATGTACTTTCCACTTATTATGCATGGGTCGGCACTTCTTTATGAAGTTGGTGATGATCTTGATGAAGACATGGTAGCAAATTATGCAGCCAATCTTGAGAag GTGCTGTGTGAGCTCCCTTCTCCAATTACTAGTGGGACGACCATCACAGTTGAGGATCTAAAACAGGAACTTACTTGCAATATCAATATCAAGCACAG AGAGGAATTTGATGAAGAAAAGGAACCTGATGGAATGCTCCTCTCTGGATGGACTCAATCTTCTTCGGTGGAGAAGGATGATAACAAGTCTATTGACAACGGTGGGAGCACATCAAATGCATCACAAACTGTGCCAGTTGATTCAGAAAAGAATGATGAGATGGGAAGTGTTTCTTCTGGGAAGAAAAGGAAACTGTCTGAGGTTCCTGATGCTGCTGCTCAAGATTTTTCAAGTGTTGCTGATAGTGATGGAAGTAGAAATCATAAGAAATTAGAATTGGTTGATGACGATGATGACCTTCTCATGCTTGACGCTGATCCCGGCATTAACAAGAAGAAAAGGTTGCAATAG